The genomic segment ACCCGTAGTCGGTGACGGGGATGCCGGCCCGCTTGACGATCTCGCGGGCTTCGTATTCGAAGAATCTCAAGGCGGTACGCCTCCGGTCGGGGGAGGTGGGCGGCGGCGGACCTTAGCCGTTTCCGGGCGCGCAGTGCTCGGTCAGCAGGGCCAGGTTGTGCGCCACGCGCTCGGCCGGGACGCGGAACGTCGGCGGCGAGAGCACGACCTCGTCGGCCACGCCGTCGAAGCGCGACAGCGCCTCGGCGACCTGCTGCGGGGTGCCGGCCAGGGCGAACTCGTCGAGCATCGCGTCGGTGACCGCGGCGATCATGCCGTCGACGTCGCCCTGGCGGAAGGCGCCCTGGATGGCCTTGGCCTCCTCCGCGAAGCCGCAGACGTCGAACAGCAGGCCGTAGGACTTGACCGAGCCGTAGAAGGCGATCATCGCCGCGGCGTCGCGGCGGGCCTGCTCCTCGTCCTCGTTGGCCGACGCCAGCGTGTAGGTCGCCACCTTGACCTCGGCGGGGTCGCGCTCGGCGTGGCGTGCGCCCTTGTCGATGGCGGGGCGCACGACCTCGGTGATGTAGCGCGGGCTGAGCAGGGTGTGGCCGAGCAGGCCGTCGGCGACGCGCCCGGCGCTCTCGATCATCCGCGGGTTGACCCCGGCGGTGTAGATCGGGATGTCGCGCTCCGGCGGGGAGGCGAGGTCGTCCAGGCCCTGGATGTGCAGGTGGTAGAAGCGCCCGTCGTGCTTGATCGGCCCCTCGTGGAGGTTCCAGATCCGGCGCAGCAGCGGGACGAGCTCCTCCATCCGCACGGCGGGGGCGTCGCCGTCGAGCCCGTGCCAGTCCGAGATCATGCGCCGCGTCCCGTTGCCGATGCCCAGCACCATGCGCCCGCCCGACAGCTCGTCGAGGTCGCGCGCCTCGGCGGCGAGCATGAGCGGGCTGCGCCCGACGCCGTAGATCACGCCCGAGCCGATGCGGCAGTTCCTGGTCCGCATGGCTGCCGCGGCCAGCGTCACGGTCGCCGAGCGGTTGTAGAGCTCGCACGTCCACACGGAGTCGAAGCCCGCCTCGTCCGCGGCGTGCGCGGCGTGGGTCATCGCGTCCAGGGAGGGCGCGAACGCGCAGACGCCGCGCAGGGGACGGGGGCCGCCGGAAGTTACCATGCCATCAACCTCGCCATGTCCTGGCGCAGC from the Baekduia soli genome contains:
- a CDS encoding LLM class flavin-dependent oxidoreductase is translated as MVTSGGPRPLRGVCAFAPSLDAMTHAAHAADEAGFDSVWTCELYNRSATVTLAAAAMRTRNCRIGSGVIYGVGRSPLMLAAEARDLDELSGGRMVLGIGNGTRRMISDWHGLDGDAPAVRMEELVPLLRRIWNLHEGPIKHDGRFYHLHIQGLDDLASPPERDIPIYTAGVNPRMIESAGRVADGLLGHTLLSPRYITEVVRPAIDKGARHAERDPAEVKVATYTLASANEDEEQARRDAAAMIAFYGSVKSYGLLFDVCGFAEEAKAIQGAFRQGDVDGMIAAVTDAMLDEFALAGTPQQVAEALSRFDGVADEVVLSPPTFRVPAERVAHNLALLTEHCAPGNG